The Lysinibacter cavernae genome has a window encoding:
- a CDS encoding dihydroxyacetone kinase family protein: protein MQKLINHVDQTVRETLEGLVMATDGVALLGSSLTVIRSDADARRDSRVAILSGGGAGHEPAHAGYVGSGLLTAAVSGDVFTSPSTDAVYDAVMSVGGEAGVLLVVKNYTGDILNFGLAAQLAAADGVPVRTVVVRDDVALINLHGDEARRGLAGTVLVHKVAGAVAEAGGSLDDVADAAQAAADGLWTMGVGLGPCTVPAAGTPNFTFEGAQMELGLGIHGEAGVTRTDLAPADEVVETLLDSITAAGDFGKDSRVALLVNGLGATPSMELSIVTRAALNSLAERGIVVERVWTGNFLTALDMPGCSLTLLSVDNNRLALLDAPARSAAWVQAVAPASLAERVLEANVRPRTSSGNRVDASANSAPTTDADRAAASTAAALLEAACAALLDAEHLLTEMDQIVGDGDLGISLARGAKAIRAEVLPGAADRSAAETLRLVSTTLSRVIGGTSGPLYASLLLGAARTLGQGDASEARLAEAFSTAVGYVTNLGGATVGDRTMMDALIPAAEAFASSIHDGASTSTALASATRAAVAGAESTAAMTALKGRSRYLGERAVGTADPGAQAVAIWLAAVSAELNSRG from the coding sequence ATGCAAAAACTGATTAATCACGTTGACCAGACCGTTCGCGAAACCCTTGAGGGGCTCGTCATGGCAACCGACGGGGTCGCCCTGCTCGGTTCGTCGCTCACGGTTATTCGTTCGGATGCCGATGCTCGGCGCGACAGCAGGGTCGCTATTCTTTCCGGCGGCGGGGCCGGGCACGAGCCGGCACACGCCGGCTACGTTGGCTCAGGCCTGCTCACTGCCGCGGTGAGCGGCGACGTCTTCACGTCGCCCTCAACCGACGCCGTCTACGATGCCGTCATGAGTGTTGGCGGCGAGGCCGGCGTGCTGCTTGTGGTCAAGAACTACACGGGCGACATCCTCAACTTTGGGCTTGCGGCGCAGCTGGCAGCGGCAGACGGCGTTCCCGTCCGCACGGTTGTCGTTCGCGACGATGTTGCCCTCATTAACCTGCACGGCGACGAGGCCCGCCGCGGCCTTGCTGGCACTGTGCTTGTACACAAGGTTGCCGGGGCGGTCGCCGAGGCAGGCGGCTCCCTCGACGACGTTGCGGATGCCGCTCAGGCAGCGGCCGACGGTCTCTGGACGATGGGTGTTGGCCTCGGGCCGTGCACGGTTCCGGCGGCGGGCACCCCCAACTTCACGTTTGAGGGGGCTCAGATGGAGCTCGGGCTTGGCATTCACGGCGAGGCCGGCGTGACGCGCACCGATCTTGCGCCAGCGGATGAGGTGGTCGAGACCCTCCTCGACTCCATCACGGCTGCTGGCGACTTTGGCAAGGATTCGCGGGTTGCGCTCCTGGTCAACGGCTTAGGAGCCACGCCGAGCATGGAACTCTCCATCGTGACGAGGGCAGCGCTCAACTCCCTCGCGGAACGCGGCATCGTCGTTGAGCGGGTGTGGACCGGCAATTTCCTCACGGCGCTCGATATGCCTGGTTGCTCGCTCACGCTGCTGTCGGTTGACAACAACCGCCTCGCGCTGCTTGATGCGCCGGCACGTTCGGCCGCGTGGGTGCAAGCCGTTGCGCCGGCGTCCCTCGCCGAACGCGTTCTTGAGGCCAACGTTCGGCCGCGCACATCCAGCGGCAATCGAGTGGATGCCTCGGCGAACTCGGCGCCGACCACCGACGCGGATCGGGCAGCAGCATCCACAGCGGCCGCGCTGCTTGAGGCCGCCTGCGCCGCGCTGCTCGACGCGGAGCACCTGCTCACCGAGATGGACCAGATCGTTGGCGACGGCGACCTTGGCATCAGCCTCGCCCGCGGGGCAAAGGCGATCAGGGCAGAGGTGCTGCCCGGCGCGGCAGACCGGAGCGCCGCCGAAACGCTCAGGCTCGTGTCAACGACGCTGAGCCGGGTTATTGGCGGAACCTCAGGCCCGCTCTACGCAAGCCTGCTCTTGGGCGCCGCGCGCACGCTGGGCCAGGGCGACGCATCAGAGGCCCGCCTTGCAGAGGCCTTTAGTACCGCCGTCGGCTACGTCACCAATTTGGGCGGGGCCACAGTTGGTGACCGCACCATGATGGATGCGCTCATCCCCGCCGCCGAGGCGTTTGCGAGCAGCATCCATGACGGAGCCTCCACGTCAACCGCTCTCGCCTCAGCGACGCGCGCCGCAGTAGCAGGGGCAGAGTCAACCGCGGCAATGACCGCGCTCAAGGGCCGCAGCCGCTACCTGGGCGAGCGAGCGGTTGGCACGGCAGACCCCGGAGCTCAGGCCGTTGCCATCTGGCTGGCGGCCGTGAGCGCCGAGCTCAACTCGCGCGGTTAG
- a CDS encoding methionine ABC transporter ATP-binding protein: MIELRNITKVYERAQKKITALDHVDLTIDKGDIFGVIGYSGAGKSTLIRLVNFLERPTSGSVIVDGTDLASCSPSQLRGVKREIGMIFQHFNLLQSRTVAHNVAMPLILAGKKKHEIEPRVAELLAFVGLEDKGSSYPNELSGGQKQRVGIARALASNPKILLCDEATSALDPETTRSILALLQRINKELNITIVLITHEMSVIQEICNRVAVMENGQIVELGPTLDVFLHPTHPTARNFVQTVMSTDVAVEEQMTTNANERVVQLEVMGDALNEPFIDLLGANHGLQTQILRANTVSVQQTKILILVLKLSGTQQQIAEGLTALRETGITVLEVATHV, from the coding sequence ATGATTGAGCTTCGCAACATAACCAAGGTGTACGAACGTGCACAGAAGAAAATAACAGCGCTCGACCACGTGGATCTCACGATCGATAAGGGCGATATTTTTGGCGTGATCGGCTACAGCGGTGCTGGAAAGAGCACGCTCATCCGCCTCGTCAACTTTCTCGAACGGCCAACATCCGGCAGCGTTATTGTCGACGGAACCGACCTCGCGTCGTGCTCGCCATCACAGCTGCGAGGGGTGAAGCGCGAGATTGGGATGATCTTCCAACACTTCAACCTGCTGCAGTCGCGAACCGTAGCCCACAACGTCGCCATGCCGCTCATCCTCGCGGGCAAGAAAAAGCACGAGATCGAGCCCCGAGTCGCCGAACTGCTCGCGTTTGTTGGGCTCGAAGATAAGGGCTCAAGCTACCCAAACGAACTCTCAGGCGGACAAAAACAGCGCGTTGGAATTGCGCGCGCGCTCGCCTCGAACCCGAAGATTTTGTTGTGTGACGAGGCAACCTCCGCGCTCGACCCCGAGACCACTCGGTCGATCCTCGCGCTGCTGCAGCGCATCAACAAGGAGCTCAACATCACGATCGTGCTCATCACGCACGAGATGTCGGTCATCCAGGAGATCTGCAACCGCGTTGCCGTCATGGAAAACGGGCAGATCGTTGAACTTGGGCCAACTCTCGACGTGTTTCTGCACCCAACGCATCCAACCGCCCGCAACTTTGTGCAGACCGTGATGTCAACCGATGTCGCCGTTGAAGAACAGATGACCACAAACGCCAACGAGCGAGTGGTGCAGCTCGAAGTCATGGGCGACGCGCTCAACGAACCATTCATCGACCTGCTCGGCGCGAACCACGGACTGCAGACCCAGATCCTGCGCGCAAACACCGTCTCAGTGCAGCAGACCAAAATTCTTATCCTCGTGCTGAAGCTTTCCGGCACCCAGCAGCAGATTGCCGAGGGGCTCACCGCGCTCCGGGAAACCGGCATCACCGTATTGGAAGTGGCTACCCATGTTTGA
- a CDS encoding methionine ABC transporter permease, which translates to MFDTQITLDQFLEGLYQTAQLLGFSFLGGIAIGLPLGILLVVTRPGGIAENKAVYNIANPVVNIIRSVPFIILMVAIIPLTRFIVGTSIGTAAAIVPLILYIGPFIARLVENSLLEVNRGIIEAAESMGATPVQIIWRFLLPEAFGSLILSMTTAIIGLLGATAMAGVVGGGGIGDLAIVFGYQRFDTFVMVVTVVVLVLFVQGMQSVGNLAARKVRRS; encoded by the coding sequence ATGTTTGATACTCAGATCACCCTCGACCAGTTTCTTGAAGGCCTCTACCAAACGGCCCAGCTGCTCGGATTTTCGTTCCTTGGCGGAATCGCCATCGGCCTCCCGCTTGGCATCCTCCTTGTCGTCACACGGCCGGGTGGCATCGCCGAAAACAAGGCGGTCTACAACATCGCCAACCCGGTTGTGAACATCATCCGCTCGGTGCCGTTCATCATCCTCATGGTTGCGATCATTCCGCTCACACGATTTATTGTTGGCACCTCCATTGGGACCGCAGCCGCGATCGTTCCGCTCATCCTCTACATTGGACCGTTTATCGCGCGCCTCGTCGAGAACTCACTGCTTGAGGTGAATCGCGGCATCATTGAGGCGGCCGAATCGATGGGGGCAACTCCGGTGCAGATCATTTGGCGCTTCCTGCTGCCTGAGGCCTTCGGCTCGCTCATCCTCTCGATGACAACGGCAATCATCGGGCTGCTCGGGGCCACTGCCATGGCCGGCGTTGTCGGCGGTGGTGGTATCGGTGACCTCGCAATCGTCTTTGGCTATCAGCGCTTCGACACGTTTGTCATGGTCGTCACGGTTGTTGTGCTTGTGCTCTTTGTGCAGGGCATGCAGAGCGTCGGCAACCTCGCTGCTCGCAAGGTGCGCCGCAGCTAA
- a CDS encoding uroporphyrinogen decarboxylase family protein has product MTEQTKRQLFNQVMDGQPTSRTLMSTWCHFLADENEAETLAAATINYARTFDWDWIKYNPRAIYVPEAWGNKYDYNAIDWVFPRLVKSVLTTPEDLAAFPDTLPINSPSLVEQARGMALVQEALPDTPVLATIFSPLSILLLLAGLPITNNGFTNTSVDGLSREDLFETYADETDRVLAAIADGLARYIQQLHADGVDGIFFATTSTAALFTPEQFERFSVPHDATVLTAAPGMRSILHTCGDHARPEFFQSYPVDALSWDTHAEGNLPVDAELSLPTVCGVSRHAFDRGDIVSINEQSAEALAANAGRPFVLTPDCAISSGTSESALHAFRGATR; this is encoded by the coding sequence ATGACGGAACAAACCAAACGCCAACTCTTCAACCAGGTCATGGATGGCCAGCCAACCAGCCGCACGCTCATGAGTACCTGGTGTCACTTTCTCGCCGACGAGAACGAGGCAGAGACGCTCGCAGCCGCAACCATCAACTACGCGCGCACCTTCGACTGGGACTGGATCAAATACAACCCGCGGGCCATCTACGTGCCAGAGGCCTGGGGCAACAAATACGACTACAACGCCATCGACTGGGTCTTTCCCCGCCTGGTGAAGTCGGTGCTCACCACGCCAGAAGACCTCGCGGCGTTCCCCGACACCCTTCCCATCAACAGCCCTTCGCTTGTTGAGCAGGCGCGCGGAATGGCGCTCGTGCAGGAGGCGCTGCCGGACACGCCAGTGCTCGCCACAATCTTTTCGCCGCTCTCTATCCTGCTGCTGCTCGCGGGACTGCCCATCACCAACAACGGCTTCACCAACACGAGCGTCGACGGCCTGAGCCGAGAAGATCTCTTTGAGACCTACGCCGACGAGACCGACCGCGTGCTTGCGGCAATCGCCGACGGGCTCGCCCGGTACATCCAACAGCTGCACGCCGACGGAGTCGACGGCATCTTCTTCGCAACCACGAGCACCGCCGCGCTGTTCACTCCTGAGCAGTTCGAACGGTTCTCGGTGCCCCACGACGCAACGGTGCTCACCGCGGCACCCGGCATGCGCAGCATCCTGCACACGTGTGGGGACCATGCGAGGCCCGAGTTCTTCCAGAGCTACCCGGTGGATGCGCTCAGCTGGGACACCCACGCGGAAGGCAACCTGCCGGTCGATGCCGAGCTGAGCCTGCCAACCGTGTGCGGCGTCTCGCGGCACGCCTTCGACCGTGGCGACATCGTCTCGATCAACGAGCAGTCGGCAGAGGCGCTTGCGGCGAATGCGGGGAGGCCCTTTGTGCTTACTCCCGACTGCGCCATCAGCTCAGGCACCTCAGAATCGGCGCTCCACGCCTTCCGCGGGGCGACGCGCTAG
- a CDS encoding MetQ/NlpA family ABC transporter substrate-binding protein yields the protein MKKRLIAVSAALALMLTACSPASGDGKDSNESAPIRVGFGVGLYEQMFRDGILPILEEEGYKVDMQSFSQNLQLNPAMKEGSLDLTVFQNTSYMDSVGKELDSDMSKLNFIPSAPQGVYSDKHKSLDDVKDGSSVTVPQDPATLHRAMSLLESIDWVTLREGAEVSTFSLNDIEENPYNLDFKPLDLAQAITSLPDVDFAVINGNYITTSGRLISSALAVEKVLSDDTQLITSVMTADLDKDWAKAVADAYNSQAFKDYVLGEPVYEGWVMPPNWK from the coding sequence ATGAAAAAACGCCTGATCGCAGTAAGCGCGGCCCTCGCGCTCATGCTCACCGCCTGCTCCCCGGCATCCGGCGACGGCAAAGACTCCAACGAGTCGGCCCCCATCAGGGTCGGCTTTGGGGTCGGCCTGTACGAACAGATGTTCCGCGACGGCATCCTGCCAATCCTCGAAGAAGAGGGCTACAAGGTAGACATGCAGTCATTTTCGCAAAACCTGCAGCTCAACCCGGCGATGAAGGAGGGGTCGCTTGACCTCACCGTCTTCCAAAACACGTCGTACATGGACTCGGTTGGCAAAGAACTCGACAGTGACATGTCGAAGCTTAACTTCATCCCCTCCGCACCCCAGGGTGTGTACTCGGATAAGCACAAGAGCCTCGACGACGTGAAAGACGGCTCGTCGGTGACTGTTCCTCAGGACCCGGCGACGCTGCACCGCGCCATGTCGCTGCTCGAAAGCATCGACTGGGTCACGCTTCGCGAAGGGGCAGAGGTCTCGACCTTCAGCCTCAACGACATCGAGGAGAACCCGTACAACCTTGATTTCAAGCCCCTCGACCTCGCGCAGGCCATCACCTCGCTGCCCGACGTTGACTTTGCCGTCATCAACGGAAACTACATCACTACCTCCGGACGCCTCATCTCGTCAGCCCTCGCGGTCGAGAAGGTGCTCTCGGACGACACCCAACTCATCACGTCGGTGATGACGGCTGACCTCGACAAAGACTGGGCAAAAGCCGTTGCGGATGCCTACAACTCGCAGGCCTTCAAAGACTATGTTTTGGGCGAACCCGTATACGAGGGCTGGGTCATGCCCCCAAACTGGAAGTAA
- a CDS encoding LysR family transcriptional regulator, giving the protein MSVDDVANYALDLQTLRIVQAIADTGTITGAAKYLGYSQPAVSQHLRKLESRLELPIIDRVGRSVRLTEAGRVIARHAITINSAVKAVSEELAELSGMRTGQVRIAAFPTASSTIVPAILLELADRYPGIAASYVEAEPPEAVEMLRNGTVDVVLTFSYTGKHDDPHRASTTGLAVATVFEDEIMLALPESRWGPDAQLSLDQLSEEKWITGCERCKQHLLEVCEDVGFNATAPLQTENYAALLAMVGGGLGVGLVSRLALSGVPIPDGVFLRRFPPIGPRRIHLVTSPTARHVPSIAATLNVIFELGGERWGMTVPS; this is encoded by the coding sequence ATGAGTGTTGACGACGTTGCCAACTACGCCCTCGACCTGCAAACCCTTAGGATCGTGCAGGCCATCGCAGACACCGGAACCATCACCGGCGCCGCAAAATACCTCGGCTACAGCCAGCCGGCCGTGAGCCAGCACCTCCGAAAACTTGAGTCGCGGCTTGAACTGCCCATCATCGACAGGGTTGGGCGATCCGTTCGACTCACCGAGGCCGGCCGCGTGATCGCCAGGCATGCCATCACGATCAACTCAGCGGTGAAAGCCGTCTCAGAAGAACTCGCCGAACTCTCGGGGATGCGAACCGGGCAGGTGCGGATCGCGGCGTTCCCGACCGCATCCTCAACCATCGTCCCGGCCATCCTGCTTGAGCTTGCCGACCGATACCCAGGAATCGCCGCGAGTTACGTTGAGGCCGAGCCGCCTGAAGCCGTCGAAATGCTGCGCAACGGAACAGTGGATGTGGTGCTCACGTTCTCCTACACCGGCAAGCACGACGACCCGCACAGGGCGAGCACCACCGGTCTCGCGGTTGCCACCGTGTTCGAAGACGAAATCATGCTCGCGCTGCCGGAATCGCGCTGGGGACCCGACGCCCAGCTCTCGCTCGACCAGCTCTCAGAAGAGAAGTGGATTACCGGATGCGAGCGCTGCAAACAGCACCTGCTTGAGGTCTGCGAAGACGTTGGGTTTAACGCTACCGCCCCGCTGCAAACCGAGAACTACGCGGCCCTGCTCGCCATGGTTGGCGGCGGCCTCGGCGTTGGACTCGTGTCACGCCTTGCCCTGAGCGGTGTGCCAATCCCCGACGGCGTCTTCTTGCGGCGCTTCCCGCCCATCGGGCCGCGCCGCATTCACCTCGTGACCTCGCCAACCGCCCGTCACGTGCCAAGCATCGCGGCGACGCTCAACGTAATCTTCGAGCTCGGCGGGGAGCGGTGGGGGATGACGGTGCCCAGCTAG
- a CDS encoding PLP-dependent cysteine synthase family protein codes for MSVDHITWAGEALRALDVEANRSADTHMRLFPLPAEWGIDLYVKDESGHPTGSLKHRLARSLFVHAIANGNLGPNSTVVESSSGSTAVSEAYFAKLLGLRFVAVIPEGTSPEKMRLIEQFGGVCHPVSAPTTIWEEALRLGAQADWHYMDQFANASVVTDWRGSDNIGASIFDQLSRERYPEPTWIVVGAGTGGTSATISRHCRFRNSQTRVAVVDPEGSVFYQAWAEGRNDLVSGGSRIEGIGRPRVEKSFVPTLIQHMVRVPDAGSFAAMRLLHEITGLRAGGSTGTNLYGALQIISQMREAGERGSVVILMCDGGERYLDTHYSPAWLLARGIAPEPHHAMLRGLLTTGVWVDVSDAAVDARV; via the coding sequence ATGTCAGTAGATCACATCACCTGGGCGGGCGAGGCCCTCAGAGCGCTTGATGTTGAGGCAAACCGGAGCGCCGATACGCATATGCGGCTCTTTCCGCTTCCCGCCGAGTGGGGCATCGATCTGTACGTGAAGGATGAGTCTGGTCACCCAACCGGCTCCCTCAAGCACCGCTTGGCCCGCTCCCTCTTTGTGCACGCCATCGCCAACGGCAATCTTGGGCCGAACAGCACGGTTGTTGAGTCGTCGAGCGGGTCAACTGCGGTGTCTGAGGCCTATTTTGCCAAGCTGCTTGGCCTTCGGTTTGTTGCCGTGATTCCTGAGGGCACGAGCCCCGAGAAGATGCGCCTCATTGAGCAGTTTGGTGGCGTCTGCCATCCGGTGAGCGCGCCAACGACCATTTGGGAGGAGGCGCTTCGTCTCGGCGCCCAGGCGGATTGGCACTACATGGACCAGTTTGCGAACGCCTCCGTCGTCACCGATTGGCGGGGCAGCGACAATATTGGGGCCTCGATCTTTGATCAGCTGTCGCGCGAGCGATACCCGGAGCCAACCTGGATAGTGGTTGGCGCCGGAACAGGAGGCACCAGCGCCACCATCAGCAGGCACTGTCGCTTTCGCAACAGCCAGACCCGCGTGGCGGTTGTTGATCCTGAGGGTTCGGTGTTTTATCAGGCGTGGGCGGAGGGTCGCAACGATCTTGTGAGCGGCGGTTCCCGCATCGAGGGCATCGGTAGGCCACGCGTTGAGAAGTCGTTTGTGCCGACGCTGATTCAGCACATGGTGCGGGTTCCGGATGCCGGTTCTTTCGCCGCGATGCGCCTGCTGCACGAGATCACTGGCCTTCGCGCCGGTGGTTCGACGGGCACAAACCTCTATGGGGCGCTTCAGATTATTTCCCAGATGCGGGAGGCCGGCGAGCGCGGCTCTGTGGTCATCCTGATGTGCGACGGCGGCGAGCGCTACCTCGACACGCATTACTCGCCGGCGTGGCTTTTGGCCAGAGGTATCGCCCCGGAGCCGCATCACGCGATGCTGCGCGGCCTGCTCACAACCGGCGTCTGGGTGGATGTCTCGGACGCAGCCGTGGACGCACGGGTCTAG
- a CDS encoding acyl-CoA thioesterase, which translates to MNMIFRMLLLSIRSKRGRRVGPWDLGRVRFRVKFTDLDVLRHMNNGRYLSIMDLGRLDLMYRSGMWKKLGELGWYPVVVSQNITYRKSLELGQAFVVETQIVGHDVKSFYMEQRFVVKGEIYARAFVRARFLKKTGGTLTAAEVIEGLGVADVPANRMPQWVQDWSDASTLPPTRAEAPSIWPGPDSH; encoded by the coding sequence ATGAATATGATCTTTCGGATGCTGCTGCTGTCGATCCGTTCAAAGCGCGGCCGCCGCGTTGGCCCCTGGGACCTCGGGCGCGTGCGCTTTCGGGTGAAGTTCACCGACCTCGACGTGCTGCGCCACATGAACAACGGCCGCTACCTCTCCATCATGGACCTCGGTCGTCTTGACCTCATGTACCGGTCTGGCATGTGGAAAAAGCTTGGCGAGCTGGGCTGGTATCCCGTTGTGGTTTCTCAGAACATCACCTACCGCAAGTCGCTTGAGCTTGGGCAGGCCTTTGTCGTGGAGACCCAGATTGTTGGGCACGACGTGAAGTCGTTCTACATGGAACAGCGCTTTGTTGTAAAGGGCGAAATCTACGCGCGTGCCTTTGTGCGGGCGCGCTTCCTGAAGAAAACGGGTGGCACCCTTACCGCAGCCGAAGTCATCGAGGGCCTCGGTGTTGCCGATGTGCCCGCCAACCGGATGCCGCAGTGGGTGCAGGACTGGTCCGACGCATCCACCCTGCCGCCGACGCGCGCTGAGGCGCCGAGCATCTGGCCGGGGCCGGACAGTCACTGA
- a CDS encoding endonuclease domain-containing protein, with protein sequence MHPPIQPFTVAQGLAAGVTPYELRAGPYGKPYVGLRSVPNPTFFDRCAALLLIMRPDECLSHHTAAVLWGVPLPTAKCNDGTPIHITTVRTGRERRIAGVVGHRTIDPAVSIVSRYGYPTVDPITMWLSLAGSLTHHELVAAADYLVQVPEFCEMREPRPFVNLDRLRHRLEIYRGPGKRRAALAFVDVRVGSDSPMETLLRLKIQTAGLPAPRLNQVIFDQAGQRLGRVDLVYPEWRVIVEYDGDQHRTDLRQYEHDIDREEGFRAEAWSYLRVRARHLRGDFAPTAQRIERALRAGGWLGTSVRRSLR encoded by the coding sequence ATGCACCCTCCAATCCAACCATTCACTGTTGCGCAGGGCCTTGCCGCCGGGGTCACCCCGTATGAACTTCGAGCTGGGCCGTATGGCAAACCGTATGTTGGTCTCAGGAGCGTGCCAAATCCGACCTTCTTTGATCGCTGTGCTGCGCTGTTGCTGATTATGCGGCCAGATGAGTGCTTGAGTCATCACACCGCAGCCGTGCTCTGGGGTGTCCCACTTCCAACTGCGAAATGCAACGACGGCACCCCGATCCATATAACGACCGTCAGGACCGGGCGGGAACGCCGCATCGCCGGTGTTGTTGGGCATCGGACGATTGACCCTGCGGTATCAATCGTGTCCCGGTACGGATATCCAACAGTCGACCCCATCACCATGTGGCTCAGCTTGGCCGGCTCGCTCACTCATCATGAGCTCGTCGCGGCGGCTGATTACCTCGTACAGGTGCCTGAATTTTGTGAAATGCGCGAGCCGAGGCCGTTTGTGAACCTCGACAGGTTGCGGCACCGCCTGGAGATCTATCGGGGGCCGGGCAAACGCCGCGCTGCCCTTGCCTTTGTTGATGTTCGTGTTGGCAGCGATTCGCCAATGGAGACGCTTCTTCGCCTGAAGATACAAACCGCAGGATTGCCTGCGCCGCGACTGAATCAAGTGATCTTCGATCAAGCCGGTCAGCGGCTCGGACGCGTCGATCTTGTCTATCCGGAGTGGCGCGTCATCGTCGAATACGACGGCGATCAACATCGCACCGACCTTCGGCAGTATGAGCATGACATCGACCGAGAGGAAGGGTTTCGCGCCGAGGCTTGGAGTTATTTGCGTGTGCGAGCTCGCCACCTGCGAGGGGATTTTGCGCCAACGGCCCAGCGGATCGAGCGGGCGCTTCGAGCTGGAGGATGGTTAGGCACATCCGTTCGCCGCTCGTTGCGATAA
- a CDS encoding siderophore-interacting protein, which yields MQPQERIRHPLAVRNVRVLSKRNVTDTILSVTLTGEDLDGFVSAGPTDHIKLFLPDPATGILNAPWLTEDGAIQRPDTGVSISRDYTPLRFVAATADSLATLDIEFVLHENPGPATVWAQGAAVDDEVVVAGPRGSVCAPSDAARAILIADESALPAATRWLELLPASTRVTIIAQGEDDSIDAYFSADQRARASIEWLYREDGPGQLLEAVRSLDFDADTFVWAAGEASELIPVRRYLRATLAALQASSPAVAAAAPADISAAPAAQPSASSPAASPAAQLATRLSVQGYWKRGVVNLDHHAPLDESDPD from the coding sequence ATGCAGCCTCAAGAACGAATTCGCCACCCCCTCGCCGTGAGGAACGTCAGGGTACTCTCCAAACGCAACGTGACCGACACCATCCTGTCGGTGACCCTCACTGGAGAAGACCTCGACGGGTTTGTCTCGGCGGGGCCAACCGACCACATCAAGCTCTTCCTGCCCGACCCGGCAACTGGCATCCTCAATGCCCCCTGGCTCACCGAGGATGGCGCTATCCAACGCCCAGACACCGGCGTCTCCATCTCGCGCGACTACACGCCGCTGCGTTTTGTTGCGGCAACAGCTGACTCGCTTGCAACGCTCGACATTGAATTTGTGCTGCACGAAAACCCGGGCCCCGCAACGGTATGGGCGCAGGGTGCCGCTGTGGATGACGAGGTCGTTGTTGCCGGCCCCCGCGGCTCGGTCTGCGCCCCCTCCGACGCAGCGCGGGCCATCCTCATCGCTGACGAGTCGGCCCTGCCTGCCGCCACCCGTTGGCTTGAGCTGCTGCCAGCATCCACCAGGGTAACCATCATCGCCCAGGGCGAGGATGACTCCATCGACGCCTACTTCTCGGCTGATCAGCGCGCCAGGGCATCCATCGAGTGGCTCTACCGCGAAGACGGGCCAGGTCAACTGTTGGAGGCCGTGCGATCGCTCGACTTCGACGCGGACACGTTTGTGTGGGCGGCGGGCGAGGCAAGCGAACTCATCCCTGTGCGCCGTTACCTGCGCGCAACACTGGCGGCGCTGCAGGCTTCATCGCCAGCCGTCGCGGCGGCCGCCCCGGCTGACATATCGGCCGCCCCCGCGGCGCAGCCCTCGGCTTCGTCCCCCGCGGCTTCCCCGGCGGCGCAGCTCGCCACCCGCCTCTCGGTCCAGGGCTACTGGAAGCGCGGCGTCGTCAACCTCGACCACCACGCCCCGCTCGACGAGTCCGACCCGGACTAG